A genomic region of Papaver somniferum cultivar HN1 chromosome 7, ASM357369v1, whole genome shotgun sequence contains the following coding sequences:
- the LOC113299041 gene encoding glucan endo-1,3-beta-glucosidase-like — protein MEKPNSVVTAFLLVLLVAVTLLRGVQGTIGVNYGTVADNLPPPSQVARFLLENTIINRVRLFDANPFILQAFAHTGIAITITVPNKLIPDLANLPFAQKWVKANILPYYPDTNIIRILVGNEVLSAANKQLIGNLVPSMQNLHTALAGASLDRRIKVSTPHSLGILSSSSPPSTGKFRKGYDDAVLKPLLNFLRATESPFMINPYPFFGCSAETLDYALFRPNSGVLDENTQLMYNNMLDAQLDATFSAMKLVGFTDVDIVIAETGWPSAGDPSQVGVDARSAAQYNGNLLRHVTSGIGTPLMPNRTFEAYMFALFNENRKPGPVSERNFGLFQPDLTPVYEIGILRPTARTSVPAANPTPVASPINPVPVKSKNWCVPKSSAEQDDLQKNIDYVCGLGVDCRPIQESGPCFFPDTVRAHAAYAMNMYYQAMGQNTYDCDFKHTGAVTTVDPSYGNCKY, from the exons ATGGAGAAGCCTAACAGTGTCGTTACTGCCTTTCTCCTAGTACTACTTGTCGCAGTTACCCTTCTCAGAG GGGTCCAAGGAACCATTGGTGTTAACTATGGTACAGTTGCAGACAATCTTCCTCCACCATCACAAGTTGCACGTTTTCTCCTCGAGAACACCATTATTAATCGTGTCCGTCTCTTTGATGCTAACCCCTTCATCTTACAAGCATTTGCTCATACTGGAATTGCAATCACAATTACAGTTCCTAACAAACTAATACCAGATCTAGCAAATTTACCTTTTGCACAAAAATGGGTTAAAGCTAATATTCTCCCTTACTATCCTGACACCAACATAATCCGAATATTAGTCGGTAACGAGGTTTTATCGGCAGCTAACAAACAACTCATTGGAAATCTTGTCCCCTCGATGCAGAACCTTCATACCGCTCTCGCTGGTGCATCCCTCGATAGAAGGATAAAAGTCTCTACCCCGCATTCATTAGGAATTCTCTCCTCTTCAAGTCCCCCTTCAACGGGGAAGTTTCGAAAAGGCTATGACGATGCTGTACTTAAGCCGTTGCTTAACTTTTTAAGAGCTACGGAATCCCCTTTTATGATAAACCCGTATCCATTTTTTGGATGCTCAGCTGAAACACTTGATTACGCATTATTTAGACCCAATTCTGGTGTTTTAGATGAGAATACACAGCTCATGTACAATAATATGCTAGATGCCCAACTAGATGCAACTTTTTCCGCAATGAAACTTGTTGGTTTCACTGATGTCGATATTGTTATTGCTGAGACTGGCTGGCCATCTGCTGGAGATCCATCTCAGGTCGGTGTTGATGCTAGAAGTGCAGCTCAGTATAACGGAAATCTCTTACGACATGTAACCTCTGGTATTGGTACACCTCTTATGCCCAACCGGACATTTGAGGCCTATATGTTTGCACTTTTCAACGAAAACAGGAAACCCGGACCAGTGTCCGAGAGAAACTTCGGATTGTTTCAACCTGATCTGACTCCTGTCTATGAGATTGGGATACTACGACCTACG GCAAGAACATCAGTACCAGCTGCAAACCCAACTCCAGTTGCATCACCAATAAATCCAGTTCCTGTTAAGTCTAAAAATTGGTGTGTCCCTAAGTCAAGTGCTGAACAAGATGACTTACAAAAGAACATTGATTATGTCTGTGGTTTGGGTGTTGATTGTCGGCCGATCCAAGAAAGCGGTCCATGCTTTTTCCCTGACACTGTTCGGGCACATGCAGCTTATGCCATGAACATGTATTACCAAGCTATGGGACAGAATACTTATGATTGTGACTTTAAACATACAGGGGCCGTAACTACCGTTGATCCAA GTTATGGAAACTGTAAGTATTGA